From a single Cyprinus carpio isolate SPL01 chromosome A3, ASM1834038v1, whole genome shotgun sequence genomic region:
- the LOC109055279 gene encoding heme oxygenase-like gives MDSMQSKPREATGSDLSEQIKAATKDSHVRAENTQLMLSYQKGQITPTQYKLLLCSLYEIYQALEEELDRNAAHPAVQPVYFPQELARLESLELDLEHFFGPHWRKRVTVPAATHRYTQRLREIGRNRPDLLVAHAYTRYLGDLSGGQVLGKITQKSLGLSGNKGVLFFSFPGVTSPNRFKQLYRSRMNSIELTEQQRRDVLDEATTAFELNIEVFDDLQKMLSITEEASSEKGNDATSKTLSKTFSSSPVLQFALGVGITLATVGMGVYAF, from the exons ATGGACTCCATGCAAAGCAAACCAAGAGAAGCCACTGGcag TGATCTGTCTGAGCAGATAAAAGCAGCCACCAAAGACAGTCATGTCAGAGCTGAGAACACACAACTGATGCTCAGCTACCAGAAAGGACAGATCACACCAACACAGTACAag CTCCTGCTGTGTTCTCTGTATGAGATCTACCAAGCGCTGGAGGAAGAGCTGGACAGGAACGCTGCTCATCCCGCAGTTCAGCCCGTCTACTTCCCTCAGGAGCTGGCCAGACTGGAGTCTCTGGAGCTGGACCTGGAGCACTTCTTCGGACCCCACTGGAGGAAGAGAGTAACAGTGCCTGCCGCCACACACAGATACACCCAGAGGCTGAGAGAG ATTGGCAGGAACAGGCCGGATCTTCTAGTGGCACATGCATATACGCGCTATCTTGGTGATTTGTCAGGAGGACAGGTGCTGGGCAAAATTACCCAGAAGTCCTTGGGACTGAGTGGGAACAAAGGAGTTTTATTCTTCTCGTTTCCTGGAGTGACGAGCCCCAACAGATTCAAGCAGCTGTACAGGAGCAGAATGAACAGCATTGAGTTAACAGAGCAGCAGAGACGGGACGTGCTGGACGAGGCCACCACTGCTTTTGAGCTCAACATCGAG GTTTTTGATGATCTTCAGAAAATGCTGAGCATCACAGAGGAAGCTTCAA gtGAAAAAGGAAATGACGCCACATCCAAAACTCTGTCAAAAACCTTCTCCAGCTCTCCAGTGCTTCAGTTCGCATTAGGTGTGGGAATCACTTTAGCAACTGTTGGAATGGgagtttatgcattttaa
- the LOC109059887 gene encoding DNA replication licensing factor mcm5 isoform X2, whose translation MSGFDDPGVYYSDSFGGGEGVGDEGVVKRSQIKKKFREFLRQFRVGTDRTGFTYKYRDELKRHYTLGEYWIEVEMEDLASFDEDLSDCLYKLPTENLPLLEEAAQEVADEVTRPRPVGEETVQDIQVMLKSDAHPASIRNLKSEQVSRLVKIPGIIISSTAVRAKATRVCLQCRGCRAVISNIPLPPGLQGYALPRKCNTEQAGRVKCPMDPYFIIPDRCMCVDFQTLRLQEAPDAVPHGEMPRHMQLYCDRYLCDRVVPGNRVTIMGIYSIKKVAQTKAKGRDKGAGVGIRSAYLRVVGIEVDTEGAGRGASGSVSPQEEEELRALASSPSVYDSLARSLAPSIYGSDDLKKAIACLLFGGSRKRLPDGLTRRGDINLLMLGDPGTAKSQLLKFVERCSPIGVYTSGKGSSAAGLTASVLRDPNTRGFVMEGGAMVLADGGVVCIDEFDKMREDDRVAIHEAMEQQTISIAKAGITTTLNSRCSVLAAANSVFGRWDDTKGEDNIDFMPTILSRFDMIFIIKDHHDQQRDMTLARHVMNVHLSARTQTEGVEGEITLATLKKYIAYCRTKCGPRLSAAAAEKLKNRYVVMRSGAKEHERETDRRASIPITVRQLEAVVRIAESLAKMKLQPIAGEEEVDEALRLFQVSTLDAALSGSLSGVEGFTTQEDQELISRIEKQLKRRFAIGSQVSEHSIIQDFTKQKYPEHAIHKVLHLMMRRGEVQHRMQRKVLYRVK comes from the exons ATGTCGGGGTTTGATGATCCGGGAGTTTATTATAGTGACAGTTTCGGAGGAGGTGAAGGCGTCGGTGATGAGGGGGTCGTGAAACGCAGCCAGATCAAAAAAAAGTTTCGAGAGTTTTTGAGGCAATTCAGAGTCGGCACCGATCGCACTGGATTCACCTACAAATACAG AGATGAACTCAAGAGGCACTATACTTTGGGAGAGTACTGGATTGAGGTGGAGATGGAGGATTTGGCCAGTTTTGATGAAGATCTGTCAGACTGTCTGTACAAACTGCCTACTGAGAACTTGCCTTTG TTGGAGGAGGCGGCACAGGAAGTGGCTGATGAGGTCACACGTCCGCGGCCAGTAGGAGAAGAGACTGTACAGGACATACAGGTCATGCTGAAGAGCGACGCCCACCCGGCCTCCATCCGTAACCTGAAA TCGGAGCAGGTGTCACGTCTCGTGAAGATCCCCGGTATAATCATATCATCTACGGCTGTAAGGGCCAAAGCCACCAGAGTGTGTCTTCAGTGCCGTGGATGCAGGGCGGTTATCAGTAACATTCCTCTGCCACCGGGACTGCAGGGTTACGCTCTGCCTCGCAAGTGCAACAC TGAACAGGCGGGCCGTGTCAAGTGCCCCATGGATCCGTATTTCATTATTCCGGACAGATGCATGTGTGTGGATTTCCAAACTCTGCGTCTGCAGGAAGCTCCTGATGCTGTTCCACATGGAGAGATGCCACGACACATGCAGCTGTACTGCGACAG GTACTTATGTGACCGTGTAGTACCAGGCAACAGAGTAACCATCATGGGCATCTACTCCATCAAGAAGGTGGCGCAGACCAAGGCCAAAGGTCGTGATAAGGGAGCGGGTGTGGGCATCCGATCAGCGTACCTGCGCGTCGTCGGCATTGAAGTGGATACTGAAGGAGCAG GCCGTGGAGCCTCTGGGTCAGTTTCTCCTCAGGAGGAAGAGGAGTTGAGGGCTCTGGCTTCCTCTCCCTCTGTCTATgactcgctcgctcgctctctggCCCCGTCCATCTACGGTAGCGACGACCTGAAGAAAGCCATAGCGTGCCTTCTGTTTGGGGGCTCCAGGAAGAG GTTGCCCGATGGTTTGACACGCAGAGGGGATATTAACTTGTTGATGCTGGGAGATCCAGGCACGGCCAAGTCTCAATTGCTGAAGTTTGTGGAGAGATGTTCTCCAATTGGG GTCTACACGTCTGGTAAGGGCAGCAGTGCAGCTGGTTTGACAGCCTCAGTGCTGCGAGACCCCAACACTCGTGGTTTCGTCATGGAGGGTGGTGCCATGGTGCTGGCTGATGGAGGAGTGGTCTGCATTGATGAGTTTGACAAG atgagagAGGATGACAGAGTCGCCATCCATGAGGCCATGGAGCAGCAGACCATTTCTATTGCAAAG GCTGGCATCACCACCACTCTGAACTCCCGCTGCTCTGTATTGGCCGCTGCCAACTCCGTGTTCGGCCGCTGGGATGATACTAAAGGAGAGGACAACATAGACTTCATGCCCACTATTCTGTCTCGATTTGACATGATCTTCATCATCAAAGACCATCATGACCAACAGCGAGA CATGACTTTGGCCCGGCACGTGATGAACGTACACCTGAGCGCTCGGACACAGACGGAGGGTGTCGAGGGAGAGATTACTCTGGCCACGCTGAAGAAATACATCGCCTACTGCAGAAC GAAATGTGGACCCCGTCTGTCTGCGGCGGCCGCAGAGAAACTGAAGAACAGATATGTAGTGATGAGAAGCGGAGCGAAGGAACACGAGAGAGAGACCGACAGACGTGCGTCCATCCCCATAACTGTCAG GCAGCTTGAGGCCGTGGTGCGCATTGCAGAGTCTCTCGCTAAGATGAAGCTGCAGCCCATCGCTGGAGAGGAAGAGGTGGACGAGGCTCTGAGACTCTTCCAGGTGTCCACGCTGGACGCGGCTCTGTCCGGCAGTCTCTCCG GTGTTGAAGGATTTACCACGCAGGAGGATCAGGAGCTGATCTCTCGCATAGAAAAACAGCTGAAGAGACGCTTCGCCATCGGCTCCCAGGTGTCTGAACACAGCATCATACAGGACTTCACCAAACAG AAATATCCAGAACACGCCATTCACAAAGTCCTTCATCTGATGATGAGGAGGGGTGAAGTGCAGCACCGCATGCAGAGGAAGGTTCTCTACAGGGTCAAGTAG
- the LOC109059887 gene encoding DNA replication licensing factor mcm5 isoform X1, which translates to MSGFDDPGVYYSDSFGGGEGVGDEGVVKRSQIKKKFREFLRQFRVGTDRTGFTYKYRDELKRHYTLGEYWIEVEMEDLASFDEDLSDCLYKLPTENLPLLEEAAQEVADEVTRPRPVGEETVQDIQVMLKSDAHPASIRNLKSEQVSRLVKIPGIIISSTAVRAKATRVCLQCRGCRAVISNIPLPPGLQGYALPRKCNTEQAGRVKCPMDPYFIIPDRCMCVDFQTLRLQEAPDAVPHGEMPRHMQLYCDRYLCDRVVPGNRVTIMGIYSIKKVAQTKAKGRDKGAGVGIRSAYLRVVGIEVDTEGAGRGASGSVSPQEEEELRALASSPSVYDSLARSLAPSIYGSDDLKKAIACLLFGGSRKRLPDGLTRRGDINLLMLGDPGTAKSQLLKFVERCSPIGVYTSGKGSSAAGLTASVLRDPNTRGFVMEGGAMVLADGGVVCIDEFDKMREDDRVAIHEAMEQQTISIAKAGITTTLNSRCSVLAAANSVFGRWDDTKGEDNIDFMPTILSRFDMIFIIKDHHDQQRDMTLARHVMNVHLSARTQTEGVEGEITLATLKKYIAYCRTKCGPRLSAAAAEKLKNRYVVMRSGAKEHERETDRRASIPITVRQLEAVVRIAESLAKMKLQPIAGEEEVDEALRLFQVSTLDAALSGSLSGVEGFTTQEDQELISRIEKQLKRRFAIGSQVSEHSIIQDFTKQKYPEHAIHKVLHLMMRRGEVQHRMQRKVLYRVK; encoded by the exons ATGTCGGGGTTTGATGATCCGGGAGTTTATTATAGTGACAGTTTCGGAGGAGGTGAAGGCGTCGGTGATGAGGGGGTCGTGAAACGCAGCCAGATCAAAAAAAAGTTTCGAGAGTTTTTGAGGCAATTCAGAGTCGGCACCGATCGCACTGGATTCACCTACAAATACAG AGATGAACTCAAGAGGCACTATACTTTGGGAGAGTACTGGATTGAGGTGGAGATGGAGGATTTGGCCAGTTTTGATGAAGATCTGTCAGACTGTCTGTACAAACTGCCTACTGAGAACTTGCCTTTG TTGGAGGAGGCGGCACAGGAAGTGGCTGATGAGGTCACACGTCCGCGGCCAGTAGGAGAAGAGACTGTACAGGACATACAGGTCATGCTGAAGAGCGACGCCCACCCGGCCTCCATCCGTAACCTGAAA TCGGAGCAGGTGTCACGTCTCGTGAAGATCCCCGGTATAATCATATCATCTACGGCTGTAAGGGCCAAAGCCACCAGAGTGTGTCTTCAGTGCCGTGGATGCAGGGCGGTTATCAGTAACATTCCTCTGCCACCGGGACTGCAGGGTTACGCTCTGCCTCGCAAGTGCAACAC TGAACAGGCGGGCCGTGTCAAGTGCCCCATGGATCCGTATTTCATTATTCCGGACAGATGCATGTGTGTGGATTTCCAAACTCTGCGTCTGCAGGAAGCTCCTGATGCTGTTCCACATGGAGAGATGCCACGACACATGCAGCTGTACTGCGACAG GTACTTATGTGACCGTGTAGTACCAGGCAACAGAGTAACCATCATGGGCATCTACTCCATCAAGAAGGTGGCGCAGACCAAGGCCAAAGGTCGTGATAAGGGAGCGGGTGTGGGCATCCGATCAGCGTACCTGCGCGTCGTCGGCATTGAAGTGGATACTGAAGGAGCAG GCCGTGGAGCCTCTGGGTCAGTTTCTCCTCAGGAGGAAGAGGAGTTGAGGGCTCTGGCTTCCTCTCCCTCTGTCTATgactcgctcgctcgctctctggCCCCGTCCATCTACGGTAGCGACGACCTGAAGAAAGCCATAGCGTGCCTTCTGTTTGGGGGCTCCAGGAAGAG GTTGCCCGATGGTTTGACACGCAGAGGGGATATTAACTTGTTGATGCTGGGAGATCCAGGCACGGCCAAGTCTCAATTGCTGAAGTTTGTGGAGAGATGTTCTCCAATTGGG GTCTACACGTCTGGTAAGGGCAGCAGTGCAGCTGGTTTGACAGCCTCAGTGCTGCGAGACCCCAACACTCGTGGTTTCGTCATGGAGGGTGGTGCCATGGTGCTGGCTGATGGAGGAGTGGTCTGCATTGATGAGTTTGACAAG atgagagAGGATGACAGAGTCGCCATCCATGAGGCCATGGAGCAGCAGACCATTTCTATTGCAAAG GCTGGCATCACCACCACTCTGAACTCCCGCTGCTCTGTATTGGCCGCTGCCAACTCCGTGTTCGGCCGCTGGGATGATACTAAAGGAGAGGACAACATAGACTTCATGCCCACTATTCTGTCTCGATTTGACATGATCTTCATCATCAAAGACCATCATGACCAACAGCGAGACATG ACTTTGGCCCGGCACGTGATGAACGTACACCTGAGCGCTCGGACACAGACGGAGGGTGTCGAGGGAGAGATTACTCTGGCCACGCTGAAGAAATACATCGCCTACTGCAGAAC GAAATGTGGACCCCGTCTGTCTGCGGCGGCCGCAGAGAAACTGAAGAACAGATATGTAGTGATGAGAAGCGGAGCGAAGGAACACGAGAGAGAGACCGACAGACGTGCGTCCATCCCCATAACTGTCAG GCAGCTTGAGGCCGTGGTGCGCATTGCAGAGTCTCTCGCTAAGATGAAGCTGCAGCCCATCGCTGGAGAGGAAGAGGTGGACGAGGCTCTGAGACTCTTCCAGGTGTCCACGCTGGACGCGGCTCTGTCCGGCAGTCTCTCCG GTGTTGAAGGATTTACCACGCAGGAGGATCAGGAGCTGATCTCTCGCATAGAAAAACAGCTGAAGAGACGCTTCGCCATCGGCTCCCAGGTGTCTGAACACAGCATCATACAGGACTTCACCAAACAG AAATATCCAGAACACGCCATTCACAAAGTCCTTCATCTGATGATGAGGAGGGGTGAAGTGCAGCACCGCATGCAGAGGAAGGTTCTCTACAGGGTCAAGTAG
- the LOC109059867 gene encoding ankyrin repeat domain-containing protein 54, which yields MDVSSPLVAAGSDGDRSSSEGEYTVANGPAVRDGEKREEETPIEAAGAVGFSISRLDTLSALRLSRTRPSADTELRYLHLLWQPGELLQAGRSSPGKITSSRVRRLGRARRNMGPIGKDLYAVKRLREAANSNDIDTVRRLLEEDTDPCAADDKGRTALHFSSCNGNESIVQLLLSYGADPNQRDSLGNTPLHLAACTNHVPVITTLLRGGARVDALDRAGRTPLHLARSKLNILQEGDSRSLETLRGEVTQIIQMLREYLNVMGQSEEREKLEHISNQLQNTRTREQVDEVTDLLASFTSLSIQMQNIGDR from the exons ATGGATGTGTCGAGCCCACTTGTTGCCGCCGGCTCGGATGGCGACCGGTCCAGTTCGGAGGGAGAGTACACGGTAGCGAACGGACCCGCGGTGAGAGACGGCGAGAAACGGGAGGAGGAGACGCCGATAGAGGCTGCAGGTGCGGTCGGGTTCAGTATCTCGCGCCTGGACACGCTGAGCGCGCTGAGACTCAGCCGAACCCGACCGTCAGCGGACACCGAGCTCCGGTACCTGCACTTGTTATGGCAGCCCGGGGAGCTGCTGCAGGCGGGACGGAGCTCCCCGGGCAAGATCACATCGAGCAGGGTGAGGCGGCTGGGAAGAGCCCGGAGGAACATGGGGCCCATTGGAAAAGACCTGTATG CTGTGAAGAGGCTCAGAGAAGCTGCCAACTCCAATGATATTGACACAG TTCGTAGATTGCTGGAAGAGGATACCGATCCTTGTGCTGCTGATGACAAGGGCAGGACAGCCTTACACTTCTCTTCCTGCAATGGCAACGAGAGTATCG TTCAGTTGTTGCTGAGTTATGGTGCTGACCCAAACCAGAGAGACAGCCTGGGAAATACACCACTGCATCTGG CTGCCTGCACCAACCATGTGCCTGTCATCACAACCTTACTGCGGGGAG GTGCCCGTGTTGATGCTCTGGACCGTGCTGGAAGGACTCCTCTTCATCTTGCCCGTTCAAAGCTCAACATCTTACAAGAGGGAGACTCACGTAGCCTAGAAACCCTCAGAGGAGAGGTCACACAG ATTATTCAAATGCTGCGGGAATATCTGAACGTAATGGGAcagagtgaagagagagagaaactggagCACATCTCAAACCAGCTGCAGAACACCCGCACCAGAGAACAG
- the LOC109055270 gene encoding LOW QUALITY PROTEIN: 2-amino-3-ketobutyrate coenzyme A ligase, mitochondrial (The sequence of the model RefSeq protein was modified relative to this genomic sequence to represent the inferred CDS: inserted 1 base in 1 codon; substituted 3 bases at 3 genomic stop codons), protein MSLRTAVRLVGAPFRSVLQPHAANARRPYAAVAQALSVLDTELDSIRAAGTWKGERVITSRQGPVICVDGSRGDILNFCANNYLGLSSHPEVVKAGIDALQKYGAGLSSVRFICGTQSIHKNLEEKLAQFHEREDCILYASCFDANAGLFXPFLGPDDAVLSDELNHASIIDGIRLCRAKRFRYKHMDLNDLEEKLKESQSSRLRLVVTDGVFSMDGDVAPLQGICDLAEQYDALVFIDECHATGFMGPRGRGTDELLGVMDRVHIVNSTLGKALGGAAGGXTVRPKALIELLRQRSRPYLFSNSLPPPVVGCATRAVXLLXASNEIAQSMAAKTMRFRNNMTQAGFTISGTAHPICPVMLGDARLGSLMADDMLKLGVYVIGFSYPVVPKGKARIRVQISAAHTDEDIDRTVDAFIQTGRKHGVIS, encoded by the exons ATGTCACTTCGCACAGCTGTTCGTCTGGTCGGTGCTCCCTTCAGGAGTGTTTTACAGCCCCACGCTGCTAACGCGAGAAGACCGTACGCGGCCGTGGCTCAGGCGCTGTCGGTGCTGGACACCGAGCTGGACTCTATCCGGGCAGCGGGCACATGGAAGGGGGAGCGAGTCATCACGTCCAGGCAGGGTCCTGTTATCTGCGTGGACGGCAGCAGAGGCG ACATATTGAATTTCTGTGCAAATAACTACCTGGGTTTATCCAGTCATCCGGAGGTGGTGAAGGCAGGAATAGATGCTCTGCAGAAGTATGGCGCTGGGCTTAGTTCAGTTCGCTTCATCTGTGGCACACAG AGCATCCACAAGAACTTGGAAGAGAAACTAGCCCAGTTTCATGAAAGAGAAGACTGTATTCTATATGCGAGCTGCTTCGATGCCAATGCTGGTCTGTTTTAACCATT TTTGGGTCCCGATGATGCAGTATTGTCTGATGAACTAAACCACGCATCTATTATCGATGGCATTCGATTGTGCCGTGCCAAGAGGTTCCGCTACAAACACATGGACCTGAATGACCTGGAAGAAAAGCTGAAAGAATCACAG tcCTCTCGTCTGAGGTTGGTGGTCACAGACGGCGTGTTCTCCATGGATGGTGATGTGGCTCCTCTGCAGGGTATCTGTGATCTAGCTGAGCAGTACGATGCCCTGGTCTTCATTGATGAATGTCATGCCACAGGATTCATGGGTCCCCGTGGCCG GGGAACCGATGAGCTACTGGGAGTGATGGACAGGGTGCACATTGTGAACTCCACTCTGGGAAAAGCACTGGGAGGAGCTGCTG GTGGTTAAACTGTCAGACCCAAGGCTTTGATTGAGCTTCTGAGACAGCGGTCTCGTCCGTACCTCTTCTCAAACTCCCTCCCTCCTCCTGTGGTGGGCTGTGCCACCCGTGCTGTGTAGCTGC TGGCATCCAATGAAATCGCTCAGTCCATGGCAGCTAAAACCATGAG GTTCAGAAACAACATGACACAGGCAGGATTCACCATTTCTGGCACAGCTCATCCCATCTGTCCTGTGATGCTAGGAGACGCTCGCCTGGGTTCACTTATGGCTGATGATATGCTAAAACTGG GAGTGTATGTGATCGGCTTCTCCTACCCAGTCGTTCCCAAAGGAAAAGCCCGCATTCGAGTCCAGATCTCTGCAGCTCACACTGATGAGGACATTGATCGTACTGTAGATGCCTTCATACAGACCGGCAGGAAGCATGGTGTCATTTCCTAA